Proteins from a genomic interval of Beijerinckia indica subsp. indica ATCC 9039:
- a CDS encoding VOC family protein has product MEYLHTMIRVTDLEQSLDFYCNKLGLVEVRRVESQKGRYTLVFLSAPGDMERAIKFKAPLIELTYNWDPETYGGGRNFGHLAYSVEDIYATCDRLMKKGVVINRPPRDGQMAFVRSPDNISIEILQKGEPLPRQEPWASMENTGVW; this is encoded by the coding sequence ATGGAATATCTGCACACAATGATCCGGGTGACCGATCTGGAACAATCGCTGGACTTTTATTGCAACAAGCTCGGTCTCGTCGAGGTCCGGCGCGTCGAGAGCCAGAAGGGCCGCTATACTCTGGTCTTCCTCTCCGCGCCGGGGGACATGGAACGGGCGATAAAGTTCAAGGCGCCCCTGATTGAACTCACCTATAATTGGGATCCTGAAACCTATGGCGGCGGGCGCAATTTCGGCCATCTTGCCTATAGCGTCGAGGATATTTACGCGACCTGCGACAGGCTGATGAAAAAGGGCGTTGTCATCAACCGCCCACCCCGCGACGGGCAAATGGCCTTTGTGCGTTCCCCCGACAATATTTCGATCGAAATCCTGCAAAAAGGCGAGCCCCTGCCGCGTCAGGAGCCCTGGGCTTCGATGGAGAATACTGGCGTTTGGTAG
- a CDS encoding polyprenyl synthetase family protein: MGIVIPLEDAKESGIERLLALVTPDMERVNQTILSRAASDVTMIPEVANHLISSGGKRLRPMLTLAAAGLCGYGGNGHIKLAASVEFMHTATLLHDDVVDESDMRRGKLAARMLWGNEASVLVGDFLLGQAFKMMVEVGSLACLEVLSTAAAVIAEGEVMQLAAAKDTETGEDDYLAVIRAKTAALFGAAAEVGALLAERPKAEIAACRSYGLNLGIAFQLIDDALDYGGTSAKLGKNVGDDFREGKITLPVVLCFRRGTQDERIFWRRTLEKGEIEEGDLDIAIATMRKHRAIEDTVERARHYGAMARDALELFPASPWKIALNDVVDFCVNRIS; the protein is encoded by the coding sequence TTGGGTATTGTGATTCCTCTCGAAGACGCAAAAGAGTCCGGCATCGAAAGGCTCCTTGCCCTGGTGACGCCCGATATGGAGCGCGTCAATCAGACCATTCTTTCGCGGGCTGCCTCCGATGTGACGATGATTCCGGAAGTCGCCAATCATCTGATTTCCTCGGGCGGCAAGAGGCTGCGTCCCATGCTTACATTGGCGGCGGCCGGCCTCTGCGGCTATGGCGGCAATGGGCATATCAAGCTCGCGGCCTCGGTCGAATTTATGCATACCGCGACCCTTCTGCATGACGATGTGGTCGATGAAAGCGATATGCGCCGGGGCAAGCTCGCAGCCCGCATGCTCTGGGGCAATGAAGCCAGTGTCCTCGTTGGCGATTTCCTGCTCGGCCAGGCGTTCAAGATGATGGTTGAGGTGGGCTCGCTCGCCTGTCTCGAGGTTCTGTCCACGGCGGCAGCGGTAATCGCTGAGGGCGAGGTCATGCAATTGGCGGCAGCCAAGGATACTGAGACGGGTGAGGATGATTATCTCGCCGTCATCCGCGCCAAGACCGCAGCCCTGTTCGGCGCTGCCGCTGAGGTCGGCGCCCTTTTGGCGGAACGGCCAAAGGCGGAAATCGCCGCCTGTCGCAGTTACGGGCTCAATCTCGGCATTGCTTTTCAATTGATCGATGATGCGCTGGACTATGGGGGGACCTCCGCCAAGCTTGGCAAGAATGTCGGCGACGATTTTCGAGAGGGTAAGATCACCTTGCCGGTCGTCCTCTGCTTCCGGCGAGGGACCCAGGACGAGCGCATTTTCTGGCGTCGCACCCTCGAAAAGGGGGAAATTGAGGAAGGCGATCTCGATATAGCCATCGCTACAATGCGCAAGCATCGCGCCATCGAGGATACGGTGGAACGGGCCCGCCACTATGGCGCCATGGCGCGTGATGCTTTGGAGCTTTTTCCTGCCTCGCCCTGGAAAATCGCCCTGAACGATGTCGTTGATTTCTGTGTCAACCGCATTTCGTAA
- a CDS encoding cell wall hydrolase — MGIVAPWCLAMGLLVSISADAGQEAVMGGSIVALSQRAAVSPTTLVPDLPLDSLTASPRLSRNFAAVAALRQVSLELGEKQDFSEWADEIEPRPDLKRSGRASASKAMPVIDRSRKGDPLVGLRPTFDTQLRQKGGLAKLRAHDLLFTHDETSPTGGFSPAEGDVEGPESVASFEPWPDGESPTTVHAAGDASPAATGSTTTRATVAMRPSALNERLMQGATPATPRALALASTTPAPAEATPVEVVFQRSKNAPETSYAERQKPNYAALISQDRAGSEKRCLAEAIYFEARSEPEEGQAAVAQVVLNRVSSGLYPASICGVVYQNRQHYHGCQFSFACEGKSLKITEPDAWRTALKVADSVTEGRTYLADIGGSTHYHANYVRPRWAKALKKMDVIGHHIFYKLRPGQT, encoded by the coding sequence ATGGGAATCGTCGCACCATGGTGCTTGGCCATGGGCTTGCTCGTCTCGATCAGTGCCGATGCTGGCCAGGAGGCCGTCATGGGAGGGTCCATCGTGGCCTTGTCCCAACGGGCGGCTGTCAGCCCCACCACGCTTGTGCCGGATCTGCCGCTTGATTCATTGACAGCTTCCCCGAGGCTATCGCGGAATTTCGCCGCGGTCGCGGCTTTGCGGCAGGTCAGCCTCGAATTGGGCGAGAAGCAGGATTTTAGCGAATGGGCCGATGAGATCGAGCCGCGCCCCGATCTGAAACGGAGTGGACGGGCTTCCGCGTCAAAGGCCATGCCGGTCATCGATCGTAGCCGAAAGGGCGATCCCCTGGTGGGGCTGCGGCCGACTTTCGATACGCAGTTGCGCCAGAAAGGCGGGCTTGCCAAGCTACGTGCGCATGATCTGTTGTTCACCCATGATGAAACCTCCCCAACGGGTGGCTTTTCGCCAGCCGAGGGTGATGTCGAGGGGCCGGAGAGCGTGGCCTCTTTCGAGCCCTGGCCGGATGGCGAAAGCCCCACGACTGTCCATGCCGCTGGCGATGCCTCACCTGCGGCGACCGGGAGCACGACGACGCGCGCCACTGTCGCCATGCGCCCGAGCGCCCTCAACGAGCGCTTGATGCAGGGCGCGACTCCGGCAACGCCCCGCGCCTTGGCCTTGGCTTCGACGACGCCAGCGCCTGCCGAGGCGACACCTGTAGAAGTCGTGTTCCAGCGCTCCAAAAATGCGCCCGAAACCAGTTACGCCGAGCGGCAGAAGCCGAATTATGCGGCGCTCATCAGTCAGGATCGTGCGGGCAGCGAAAAGCGCTGCCTTGCCGAAGCGATTTATTTCGAGGCGCGCAGCGAGCCCGAGGAAGGGCAGGCGGCGGTCGCGCAGGTCGTGCTCAACCGCGTTTCAAGCGGGCTTTATCCTGCCTCCATCTGCGGCGTCGTTTATCAGAATCGGCAGCATTATCATGGCTGCCAGTTCTCATTCGCCTGCGAGGGAAAATCTCTCAAGATCACCGAGCCCGATGCCTGGCGCACGGCGCTTAAAGTGGCGGATTCTGTGACCGAGGGGCGCACCTATCTTGCCGATATCGGTGGTTCCACGCATTATCACGCGAATTATGTGCGGCCCCGCTGGGCCAAGGCCCTAAAAAAGATGGATGTGATCGGGCACCATATCTTCTATAAATTACGCCCTGGGCAGACGTGA